AGAATGATCTGATCCTGATCCATTGCCTTGGCCCGCTCGACCACCTTGGCGATGGCGTGGCTCGGTTCGAGCGCAGGGATAATCCCCTCGGTGCGGCACAAGAGCTGGAAGCCTTCAAGCGCTTCATCATCGGTGCAGCTGTCATATTCGACGCGGCCATTTTCCTTCAACCAGGCATGTTCCGGGCCGATGCCGGGATAGTCGAGGCCAGCGCTGATCGAATGGCCTTCGGTGATCTGGCCGTCCTCATCCTGCAGCAAATAGGTCTTGTTGCCATGCAAAATGCCCGGCGCGCCGCCGGTCAGGCTGGCGGCATGGTCATCGCCATCCAGTCCAAGGCCCGCGGCCTCGATGCCGAGCATCTTGACGTCGGGATCATCAAGAAACGGGTGGAACAGGCCCAGCGCATTGGAGCCGCCACCGATACAGGCGACCAGCAGATTGGGCAGGCGATTGACCCGCTCGAGCATCTGTGCCCGCGCCTCATGGCCGATGACGCTCTGAAAATCGCGCACCAGTTCGGGATAGGGATGCGGCCCAGCAGCGGTGCCGATGATGTAGAATGTGTCGTGCACATTGGCGACCCAGTCGCGCAGGCCCTCATTCATCGCGTCTTTGAGCGTCGCGCCGCCGCTGGTGACCGGCACCACCTCGGCACCGAGCAGCTTCATACGGAAGACATTGGGCTGCTGCCGTTCAACATCTTTCGCGCCCATATAGATGACACAGGGCAGGCCAAAACGCGCGCAGACCGTAGCGGTGGCAACCCCATGCTGGCCCGCGCCGGTCTCGGCGATAATCCGCGTCTTGCCCATGCGCCTGGCGAGCAGGATCTGGCCGATGCAATTGTTGATCTTGTGCGCGCCGGTATGGTTCAGCTCATCGCGCTTGAACCAGATTTGCGCGCCTTTGCCCTTAGGCGCGTCCTTGCGGACCTCCTCGGTCAGCCGCTCGGCGTAATAGAGCGGGCTAGGGCGCCCGACATAATGTTCGAGCAGATCGTCAAACTCTTCGGCAAAGGCGGGATCATCCTGCGCCGCGCGATATTCCTTCTCCAGATCGAGGATCAGCGGCATCAGCGTCTCGGCGACATAGCGACCGCCATAATCGCCAAAATGCCCGCGATCATCGGGCTGGTTGGTGAAGGAGTTGGGGGCAGGGGTTTTGTTCACAATGAAATCCGTTCGCCCTGAGCCTGTCGAAGGGCTGTTCTTTATATGTAAAAGTGCGGGGCTTCGACAAGCTCAGCCCGAACGGGAAGAACTCTCAAAGTCCCGCACCGCTTGGCAAAAGGCGTGGATTTTGTCCATATCTTTCACACCCGGCGCGCTTTCAACACCGGAGGAGACATCCACCAGCGGCGCGTTGGTCACAGCGAGCGCTTCGCCGACATTCTCCGGTGATAAACCTCCGGCCAGCCCCCAATCCACCTGATGCTGATGATCGGCGAGCAGCGACCAGTCAAAGCTGGCGCCGGTACCACCGGGCAGGGCTCTTGCAGGTGCATCAAACAGCAACAGGTCCGCCGCATCATGATAGCGGGCCGAGCGTTCCAGTGTCCCGGCATCGCGCAGCCCCACTGCTTTCCAAACGCCAATGCCTGTCCTTTCGCGGACCGCGCGCAGCCATTCGGGTTTTTCGCTGCCATGGAACTGGACGATATCGGGTCTGACGGT
Above is a genomic segment from Pseudomonadota bacterium containing:
- a CDS encoding phosphoribosylanthranilate isomerase, which encodes MNPVEIKICGLSREDSIDAAIEAGASHIGLVHFPKSPRHVSLERAAELRAHAGKRIRTVLLLVNTEPALTGHAIVTVRPDIVQFHGSEKPEWLRAVRERTGIGVWKAVGLRDAGTLERSARYHDAADLLLFDAPARALPGGTGASFDWSLLADHQHQVDWGLAGGLSPENVGEALAVTNAPLVDVSSGVESAPGVKDMDKIHAFCQAVRDFESSSRSG
- the trpB gene encoding tryptophan synthase subunit beta — protein: MVNKTPAPNSFTNQPDDRGHFGDYGGRYVAETLMPLILDLEKEYRAAQDDPAFAEEFDDLLEHYVGRPSPLYYAERLTEEVRKDAPKGKGAQIWFKRDELNHTGAHKINNCIGQILLARRMGKTRIIAETGAGQHGVATATVCARFGLPCVIYMGAKDVERQQPNVFRMKLLGAEVVPVTSGGATLKDAMNEGLRDWVANVHDTFYIIGTAAGPHPYPELVRDFQSVIGHEARAQMLERVNRLPNLLVACIGGGSNALGLFHPFLDDPDVKMLGIEAAGLGLDGDDHAASLTGGAPGILHGNKTYLLQDEDGQITEGHSISAGLDYPGIGPEHAWLKENGRVEYDSCTDDEALEGFQLLCRTEGIIPALEPSHAIAKVVERAKAMDQDQIILANLCGRGDKDIFTVAEALGVEI